The stretch of DNA ttttgagatcaacaatcatccattacttatcagtttctaccttactttttttacctttaattttacctcagtttcgtgccttttgtatttcttccctcttcagattatccacgtgatggtttgccttatctgtattcacatacgtttcattgtgctttaaagttatataaaaaatacattgaccaaaagataaaacatcaacctggtaaaaacttgacaaacgaatcaaaacattctcacatgtaagtcacttaaattaaaccaactggaaaacatgaattcaaatataaagcaaacgattcataaaaccaacaacataacaaattaaaatattctttattggacacaacaacaacaacaacaacaacaacaacaacaacaacaacaacaacaacaacaacaacaacaacaacaacaacaacaacaacaatactcgacaataatactcaatatactcaatataatcaaataaataaattaaaccacaAAATACAATCCACAGcttagaaactcatgacaaatgggcatattttaaataaagtgaatagaaactattataggtattgtaggttttatagtcattacacaaccataaattcccattattttaatttattttgtggtattattaaattagataattgccgaagacctcaagagatgaattaaataggacaaaatattaatgaaaattatgggtgttgagtaatataaggagttttattaaaattattaacatattatattacaaaaattaattaaataggaaaaacttttaattaatttggtgtgggttaagtattatgaagagttttaatcaatttattaccatgtttaattaaaaaaaaaattaaataggaaaatgttaataatggtgggtgttcagtaatatgaagaggtttaattaatttatttttattacaaaaaatttaaaaacaatgagttaaataggaaaatattaataatggtgagtgtttagtaatatgaagaggtttaattaattccttaacatgttttattacaaaaacttcaattaaaattttaattttaattataaattatgaaatttattaacatattttattacaaaaagttcaattaaaatgtcaatattaattgtaaattatgaaatttgatgtaaatttgtaagggttatataaattttggaagacaatatatttaatatacaaaattaatttaagaataatgataatatcctttcatattatagatataagtatattaaattaatttgtagatacatgatttaaattaatgtcatgtaataataaattgataatccatgtcacattaattcgccatgtcacattaaaaatatgcaacatcacatttaaatatgccacgtcacattaaattttaatctagatggctttttggatcctacgtggctctgtctaggtggcgtttatttgtcatttgAGGGtaaccttttaattatattttataaatttaaaaaatgaacttaattaaataattaaataacggGCAAATCTGGGGTCGTGTCTGGCTCGTGTCGGACCCTCCGTGCCTGGGCATGAGAATTCCTAAAAAACACAGCCGCGACCTGTCtctaatgtaatactacggtttttcttaagttgtatactcgaccgagtagagtctactcggccgagtagtgctagttgtgtagtctgttttggttctgccgaggaatactcgaccgagtatgaagaatactcgaccgagtagaggatactcggccgagtatgcactttactcgaccgagtatccggtctggcgagtattgttttagcggtttgatgcgggagtgtttagggttgttttatattcaaagtcagtttctaaaacaccgTTTTCAACCCTAGTCATTTTACGATTACTCTAACCACTCTCTAATCACTCTCTAATTATCCcctaatctcgttgtgtgtgcaatcgtcgtgGTCCTTGCGCGTAATctctcattctactgttggtaagttttattctgtgggaaataatctgtatacttccccttaatttagaaggattataacgatttaataaagatgatctaaggtcataaaataaaatacataaacataagtaaaaagatttagaattaacctccggtcctagcaaatatggcctaagaacaataccaaagtaggtattcgcctattggttgcacccaagacgatctgagatatgccctttgattatgctagaaatcaatctaaaattttctgtaaaattttattgtctttttgttcttgtgatgagaaagaggaggcaaggtcagaaaaaagtattaggtcagaaataattctctacctttctttttatatagaccgaaatccgaaatcaattaggaaagaaataacctcctaattttcggccaaacagaccgaaaataaggagtgtattttccttattaaataacctcctaattttcggccaaacagaccgaaaataaggagtgtattttccttattttggtctttccaaaaatatataaagtgtgttaaattgtcatctagtgaggatcgaacccatgacctcttggcttgtgtaccctcactattaccactatgacacattcaacttgttgatattaaatacaactgattatatttaactacgaattaacagattaattcgtccaaactaaccttatatatatttaattaaatataacttattatatttaatttacgaatttacagttaattcgtctcaacttaatattatttaattttcattaaataattatctcatcaacacattgactaactttttagtcattttggacatcaatgtaattatatttctataaccacatttctcaaatacgtcctataggtgtgacctttagggaccagttgatcaccgccatctgtatgataataacgtcaaactttctagcaagccaaccgttattaggtaaacgttaatcaactgattaaatatacgaagtatacccttgtgaacctgtaagagatttacaaatgttatcacactaatttgtggaggacaccagctccaacaaactcccacttgtcctcacaagtgtatgtgcgataaccgattctcatatcctttaaaaattttcccactcaatgtaaaacaatttgcaaatccgaattcacaagggtcgtattttacaagcgatcagtatcaagagtcaCTACTACAGAAATCGTGAAGGACATCGGACTTCTAGAcacatggacatcggattataggccgatgtagagttcagtcccgtccatatggggtgtaatggacatgggactttaaaccgatgtccattaatatatgcacatcggatttttaaatatatccgatgtccatatgagtaatgaacatcagattttaacattaatccgatgtccatatgtgtaatgtacatcagatttttatagaaagcccatgtcctttgaagctagaattatatcgaacttttataaatccgctgtcctttatattgttttttttttaaaaaatttgaaaagagcaggccaattcatattgcattacaccaatttgaatgccaaaacattaatacaaaacatgccaactgccattcaaccaaaatgatcgatttcaattaataaaaaccgatcccaatcaacatacaacgcaaccgtctccgtcatccgaattcaacaactaacgaacaacaacaaagggCATAACAAATCCCAACCAACATAACATATGGTCTTGCAGATCATGTAATCAGTTTTTCAAAATGCAACTACCTAATACATTACTACGCTAGCTAGCTATCTACGGCTAGATATTGAGAAAATAGTTCGCCCACAAGTCCCGAACCTCATCTAATTCTTCTTGTGAATATGGTGTGGTGTCTTGAAAAACCTGTAATGCATATTAATGACAATGGGGCAGTCAGACATGGCCTCACAATGTTACATAATTACATACTCCGTATACCACATTGGTACATAGTCAAAGTATACAAACATCAAAGAACTGTTCTCATGCAAGGTAAGAGAGCAACTCTACCTCCATTTTCATAAACGTAGTGATCCTATCCTCCCGTCGAAATAGGGTAAAAAACTGATTAAGGCAGCCAATAAGCGTAGATTATTACACACAACATTTAGAATAGCGAGCAAAATAGTAATAAATGTTTACGTTCTTTAAGCAGATACCAAAATGCACCAAAGCAGTGATTAACGGATACAAACTAGACTGATGGAAACATTACGAAAGCAGTGATTAACGGATTAGCATCAGAGAATATACAACTATGTTTTCCACAACAAGAGGGTAATTGAAAATTAAACTAAGCGCCGATTTTCTCAAATTCTTGATGAGACGGATGAAGAATAGCATCTAAAGGTATAATGAGTTACCGGAAGATCAATAGTCTGCTGAACATGGGTGGAGACACGGAGACGTGCCAAAGATTTTTGAATTCCCGAGAGATGTTAAACAACCGTATAAGAAAGATCCACACATACTACTTCCGAATATACACGGTGCTTAGTTAACCGAAAATAACATATTTGCAGACTACAATTGTGAAACTATTGTGTCCATGTAGCCATAAATCGAACATGAAACAGACATCATGTTATCCAAAAAATAACTCATACCGAGCAAACCGATGGAGTTCAAGTGCTTTGGTAGACTTTCCCTCAGAAGATTGCACCACGTCGTTGACACCCGTAAGTGTAAGAGTCTCAAAAGTAGGAATATAAATGCATGTAATACAATAATAGCAATGTATAATAATAAACCCCCAATTAGATTATCAATTAAATTATAACCCTATAATTCATTCTTGAtcaaaattacaaacaaatcaaaAACCATTTCAAGAAAAATATTCAAATAAAACATAAAATGATCgagaataaatatataaatgatAGGGGAAGATTAATTACCTAATAATAAAGAGCGAAGAACGAAGCAGCAGCAGCTAGGGTTTGATGTCGCGAGGTGATGAGAACGAAGACTGATGATATCGCCGATGAAGAGCACACTAAAACAACAACTCGACAAGAATTAAACCAATAACATGACTTTGTCAATTAAAAGTGATTGATGATCAGACATTGAATTTGTCGTCATAATAAGCAACAACTTACATTATGTTGCAGCCATTGCGATCTGATTTGCTCGCTCGACCATCGTTTGCTCGGCCATCGTCTTCGGACATTGAATTTGTCGCCATAATAAGCAACAACTTACATTATGTTTCTTTAGCTCCTTTCCACACACCATCTACATGTTTGTACAGCTGCTCAGCCATCGTCTGCTTTACTTGCATTGAAATATTAAAACATTTGCATATCAGAGTTCATATTAAAGACATTCACTctggctatatatatatatgcacggAAAAACTCAATTGAGGCCCTAGTATGCTTCCAACGGTCCAATTTCATGTGATACGACTTATTTCATAATTGTGAACATGACTTATATTCATACATCGATCTTAAACAAGACTACTTTTATatgaaaaaagaaataaaagcggAGACGAAACTCATACCTAACTTTCAGATCTTCCTTCACACCTTTCAGCTTCTACGCCTTTTCCTTTAGCTGCTTGAACGGCTCCTGCACAAAACCAAAATAAGATAAAGCACATGCCAGGAAATGTTGTGTCAACAGCAGGATAGTATTATCTAATCTAGTGACACAATACAATTAGCTTATTAGAGAAAAGCAATGTGCTTAATATCCCAGgagctaatttttttttttggtgaaatgtgaactTTCATAAATCATAAGCATGAAGCAATTACATCACCAATACAAGACGCCATCATACTAGGTAAGGACTGCCCTAGCAAGTAACTCCTATACTTTTAAGCCAATTACAATCAATGCGTGACCTACAAATATGAACTCTACTCGCAACTCTACCAAGAAAAGACGCCTTAATATTGTTAAACAGCACAGTAGGATGAGGAATAGCTTCCTCTACCCGACATTTGTTACGAGCATTCCAAAGATGATAGATGAGGCTTGCAATCCCTGCAAAAACAACCTGCTTTTTCAGAAGGGAAGAACATCTCCATGCTAAGCACCATTGAAGTGGTTCTTCACCAGACAAATTGATCCTCAACCAAGCCTGAACTAACTCCAAACACTTAGTACTATACGCACATTGAAAGAACAAATGAGTTCTGGTTTCATCAGTCTGCTGACAAAGAAGAAAAGCCGTATCCTGAATAATCCCATGCTGAAATAACCTGTCTCTGGTTGAGAGCCTATTCAAATTGTAGAGCCAAAAGATGAAGGAATGTTTAGGCACATTCAATCTGTTCCAAATAACAGGCCACCAACAAACTCTGGTAGGAGGAGGATGGAGCCAATCATAGCCACTCTGAACAGTATAAGGACAACCTGTATGCCAAGAGTTATTGATATATCCACTTTTAAACATATCCTTAACTTTACAGATTTGCCTCCAGGCCCAACTGGAATTGATAGAAGGAGAGTAATTCCACCAATCCCTATTCTTGATATAAATAGTATTAACCCACTTAATCCATAAGTGATTTTGCTTGCTAGCAATCCACCAGGTAAATTTGGCAATACTGGCAATATTCCAGTCTGAGTATTTGAGGAATCCTAAACCACCATGCTTCTTAGGATAACAACACTGAACCCAAGAGACCAAAGGAGATTTGAACTGATCATCACCAGACCAGAGAAAGTTCCTGCAAATCCCTTCAATCTTCTTAATGACAGTAGTGGGAATGAGGAAGATTCTAGCCCAATAAGTATGAAGTTGAGAGAAAACAGCCTGAATAAGAACCTTCCTCCCAGCATAGCTTAATTTCCGAGCCCCTAAACTTCTTACACGAGCAATAACTTTCTCCACCACCGTGTTGCGATCAAAGAATGGATAGTCTTTTATAGGAGATGGGTATCCGTAAGTACTTAAAAGGGAAAACACCAAAGAAGGAATCCAGACATGTGAAGAATTCCTGCCTTCTCTCCCGAGTTAACCCCATTAGTATACAAATCGGACTTATCCTGGTTGACAAAGAAGACCGAAGCTACTTCAAATGTTTTCAGAGCCCTCATCAAAATTTTAATGGAGGAGTAATCACCTCTGCAAAAAAGTAGTAAGTCATCTGCAAAACTCAGATGGCAGAGTTGCAGGCTTCTACACAGAGGATGGAAGTGAAAGCCAGGTTTAGTGGTGACAACATTAAGAATCCTAGTTAGATACTCCATGCACAAAGTAAAGATCAATGGAGACATAGGATCACCCTGTCTAATGCCCCTCTTGCCAGGGAAAAATCCAAACTGAGACCCATTTAAAGACAGGGTAAACGTAGGGGAAGAAACACAAGCCATAATCCACCTTACCATTTGCTTAGGGAAATGGAGCCCAGTAAGCACACCCTCAATAAAGCTCCATTCAATGGTATCATAGGCTTTCCTCAAATCAATTTTAAGAAGAGCCCTAGGAGAACAGGTTTTCCTATTATAGAGCCTCACTAAATCTTGGCAAATGAGCACATTATCAACAATGTCTCCGCCCTTGATAAAGGCACTCTGATTATGACTCACTAGACTACCCAAAACCTCATTCAGTCTGGAACAAATTATCTTGGTAATGCATTTATAGACCACATTGCAGCAAGCAATGGGTCTAAAATCCATGACTGATTCAGGCGGGTCCTTCTTAGGGATCAAGGTAATGACTGTGGAATTAACTTGACCTAATAGTTTGCCAGTCAAGAAAAATTCCTGTACAGCTTGAATGATATCAGGGCCAACAATCTCAAAGGCATCTTTAAAAAATTGACTAGAGAACCCATCAGGGCCAGGTGCCTTATCAGGAGGGATAGAAAACAAGGAGGTTTTAATCTCATCAGCAGTGACAGTTCTGATCAGAGCATGGGCCTGTTCATCAGAGATAAGGCTGCCATGCTCAAGGACCTTAGAACAAACAGGCACCACGGCTTTATCACTCCCAAGTAAAGCCTTGTAATAATCAATAAAAGCAGCTTTAATGGTAGCATTAGTATCACAAACATGCCCCTGCATATCCTTAATTCTTAAGATTTTATTATGGGTTCTTCTGGTTTTAATTGAGCAGTGGAAGAAGTGAGTGTTGTCATCCCCTGTATTTAACCACTGCAATTTAGCTTTCTGAGCAAGGAAGCTCCTCCTAGCCTCCTCTAACTCATAAGAAGGTCTTAGCAGACTGTCTCTCCTCACTGAATCGCAGATCGAAAGGATTAGCATGGACTCTCCTTTGAAGATCATGAAGAAGCAGTTCAGCAACATGAGCAGTAGTCTCAATATGCCTATAATATTCCTTGTTCATCTGCTTTAGAGGTTGTTTGAGAAGCTTAAGTTTTTTAACCAGTTGGAACATAGTAAACCCCTGAATAGGTACCTCCCAAAATTTCTTAACTACAACAAGAAATTCCTCACATTTACCCCACATGTTAAAATAATGAAACCTAGCTTTCACTTTAGGATTGTCTTTCCATAAATCCATAACACAGGGGCTATGATCATATAACCCTTCAGGGAGAAAGGAAAGACTCCCCTCAGGACCATGCAGAACCCAAATATCATTAGCCATAATCCTGTCAATCCTACTATACACCCTAGCTTCACCTTCctgcttgttattccaagtgAAGAAGGCTCCAGAAGAAGCTAAATCCATAAGCCCACAATTATCCACACAATCCTGAAATCCCCTCACCTCAGCAGTGGTAATAGTAGATCCAATTCTCTCATCCATAAACAAGACATTATTGAAATCTCCCATTACAATCCAAGGATTACTCATACCATTACCCAGAGAAGTCAAAGTGTGCCAGAGATCACTCCTCTCCTGCAGTTTGTTGAAACCATAAACTACAGTGAGCTCCCAAAAGAAATCCTTAGGAATGAAGGTAACCTTGACATGGATAAGCTGCTCCTCCTTAAGAAGTAACTCAACATCATACACACTATTGTTCCAGAGAAGCCAAATTCTACCTCCCTCTTTAATATCATTATTATGGATAAGCTGCCAGTTGAGACCAAGTCCACTTTTCACCTTATTGATATTATTAGTCTTAACTCTAGTTTCTAAGAGACCACACAAGCCAATATTATTAAGGTGCAAGAGACGTCTAACATCTCCTTACTTATTGGGCTTGTTTATTCCTCGGACATTCCAGAAAGCTAGGCTAGTCATTTTCAAACAATCTATTCCTCCTTATCCCTGTTCCAGTACCATTACTTCTCCCCAAACTCAAAATCATTTTATCCATGAAAGACCTACCCTCCCCTGGCACCCTATCCGGACCAGGCCTGAGAAGCCTAGTGAGAATACGTGCAGGAGTGATAGTATTCAAAATATGACCATTGACAGGCATAGGTGTTACAATTGCAGTAGGGTCAATAGTAGGCAATTGCTGTTCCTGGTGGTCCTCCACAGGAGCAGAGGGAGCAGAGGGGACTGGAGGAGGTATGACAGGTTTTGGTCTCCACACCATCTTCTGTTTCCCCTTAGCCTGAACCACCTCCTTCTTCTTCCTGCATACCATTGCAACATGTCCCATACCAGAGCATTCAGTACACTTCACAGGCTTCCATTCATAGTGAACAATCTGGCGATGTAATACATCCTTTTCATCCATGAATTCTATAATATCAGGGAAATCCTGGCCCATACTGACCTCCACCATAACCCTAGCAAAGCCTAAGTAGGACTTTGTTTGGGTAGCAGTATCCAGTCGCACAGGCTTACCCACCAGACTAGCAATTTTATTCAAGGCAAGCCCCCAGAATTTCAGGTCCAAGCCATAAAATCTAATCCAGATAGGTACAATCTCCAACTCAGACTTAACCATCTTAGTATCAGGAGTCCAATCCTTAACAACCAAAGGCTTATTGTCAAAGAAAATTGGTCCTGAACGTAAAACAGTTTGTTTACTAGCAACATCCTTAAATCTAACAACACATATACCATTAGCAAGAGTAGAAACAGTGTCAATATCATGAAATCTCCATGCTCTTCGAACAAATCCCCCCAGAACATACCCAGGCGGGTTTGCACCCAGAACATAGCAGTAGATAGCATTTGACCAGTACTCAATTTCCGATTGGACATCCTCAATGTCTAGTTTAAGAGTTACCTTGTCAGACACGCTAGACGAAGACTCCCGAGGAGGAGATTGAGTCTCCTGGTCCCAATCCTCTTCTTCATCAACGATTTCCTCAGAGATCGTTTCCATTTCATGCTGCAAGTCAAAAGGCTGAATCGCAAAAGCTGGTATAACATTCTCCGACGAAATCGTATGACTCGATGATCCTGGTTCCGAGATTGATTGTTCCTGTGGATTTATAATATTTGGCGTAatagtattattttgtgaattattAGGAGATGAACTATTATTATTAATTGATTTAttcttatttttgttatttttagtaGGTGATTGCGTAAGAGAAATCTTAGAATTACCTTTTTTATTTTTAGCCATTGCTGAAAATTTAGGGATTCTCTAAGCTTTCTCTCTCTAACATTCtctcaatttccttatttttatgATGATGACCATTTAGGTGAGTTGCAACCCCCAGGAGCTAATTGACGTGGAATGTGAATGCCAATGTAATAAAGACACTACACTTGTTTGTCCTAGATTCTTCTGTTTGTCTAGTGCGCTTGCAAGTTGTCCGAAGTTCTTTTCTTTATCTAGTTTATAATAGCTTCATGATGTACATATACTTTGATATTTTATCTAGCACAATCCCGTTCATAATAAAAACATCACAACAACTTATTGCTATCATGCTTTCCATTCTCTTCTGATGACATTAACTAAGTTATAACCACCAACCCATATCCTGACCAGCCCAAGGGAAGGTTTAACTCTGCATTTCATAAAATGCATCCATACTTTCCACCCTTGAAAAATCAAATACTCAAATTACTCCATCCCTcgtagtcatttgtttaccttttaattCTTTTTGTGAGGGGTAGGTAAACAAACGATTGAGACGTAGGGAGTAATAATCAACATAAGTTAAATAACCCATAGCTCAAAATCCTAGATAATACAACAGTAACCAAATCACCTTATTGCCTCAATGGCTCTATCAAATTATCAAAATTATGCACAGTTCATTAAACCAAACTAAATTACACAACACAAATTAATCAATCAAACAATTAGTATATAAGCATTTGAATCACCTACATCataagaaaacaatttaaaacaaAGAGCAATACTCGATTAAAATAACAAAAATTGACGAAAAAAAAATTGAGCACTGCTTTGAAAATCAAAACGAAACACTTAAAAGCAAAAGGTGAAGCGCTAAAATTACGGAAAAGTTGATTGAATTGCGTGAATAATACCTAGTAAGTTCAAGAAGGCCAAAAAGGCCGGATGGTGGTCAGGGGAAGAGAAGGGAGTCGGAGGGTGGCCGGAGGTGGGGTGCCGATGATGGTGGGGGGATATATGGTAGGTGCCGATTTTGGGGGTTAGGGTTTGGGTATCTTGATTGATTTGGGAAAGTACTGAGTATATATGATATGAAGAGAGAGACACGCGAGATATGTTAATAACCAAGTGCATATTTCCATCACTAGAATAGATTGACTCCGTATGCTAGTGAAAATAATTTGGGGCGGGGGAATTGTTTTCATTTTGCGCCCAAATTGAGGATTATATGGACATGGGTTGTAatttaatccgatgtccattataatggacatgggttgaaaataacaaccgatgtccatataatataattacatcagacttttataaaaatccgatgtgcaaacttattacatctgttttttcaaaaatccgatgtccatccactgatgtccttgatgaattctgtagtagtgagtggttttcccgactagagagtaacttaactgataaacgaatcaacattcgagcatggccatgcatttcagttacaactcctcgagtggccctgagaaataactatacctgataagggatggatattttcctcaactcaaatcttgcGAGATGTAAGCACgatatgaaatgacccaaaaaaatctacttagcccgatTCACGGTGggatcgtgagaaagaaaccaaagtcacccaaagactgccttaatctcaagagacagttgatagtcaaaagaatcgactctaggtacacaatagatGTCATATCTacgacctgacaccgaatgttataaaacatttaggactccattacgttgtcacaaataaaaattgtcctacgaggtattgtcataatctcgtatctgtgatcgattagtcaaccgtttaacttatggctcgttgaacccaccatcaatcgactgcacaatataatagccggagttatcaactcacattggcgattacggacctaaacaaatataatgtaattcagttcactttgtggcgttcaatgttgtcggtacaatccacatgaaaaacaaaatattatatataatacgatgaagttgtaaataatatatgaaaaagataatgtatcaaatt from Silene latifolia isolate original U9 population chromosome 10, ASM4854445v1, whole genome shotgun sequence encodes:
- the LOC141607254 gene encoding uncharacterized protein LOC141607254, whose amino-acid sequence is MAKNKKGNSKISLTQSPTKNNKNKNKSINNNSSSPNNSQNNTITPNIINPQEQSISEPGSSSHTISSENVIPAFAIQPFDLQHEMETISEEIVDEEEDWDQETQSPPRESSSSVSDKVTLKLDIEDVQSEIEYWSNAIYCYVLGANPPGYVLGGFVRRAWRFHDIDTVSTLANGICVVRFKDVASKQTVLRSGPIFFDNKPLVVKDWTPDTKMVKSELEIVPIWIRFYGLDLKFWGLALNKIASLVGKPVRLDTATQTKSYLGFARVMVEVSMGQDFPDIIEFMDEKDVLHRQIVHYEWKPVKCTECSGMGHVAMVCRKKKEVVQAKGKQKMVWRPKPVIPPPVPSAPSAPVEDHQEQQLPTIDPTAIVTPMPVNGHILNTITPARILTRLLRPGPDRVPGEGRSFMDKMILSLGRSNETRVKTNNINKVKSGLGLNWQLIHNNDIKEGGRIWLLWNNSVYDVELLLKEEQLIHVKVTFIPKDFFWELTVVYGFNKLQERSDLWHTLTSLGNGMSNPWIVMGDFNNVLFMDERIGSTITTAEVRGFQDCVDNCGLMDLASSGAFFTWNNKQEGEARVYSRIDRIMANDIWVLHGPEGSLSFLPEGLYDHSPCVMDLWKDNPKVKARFHYFNMWGKCEEFLVVVKKFWEVPIQGFTMFQLVKKLKLLKQPLKQMNKEYYRHIETTAHVAELLLHDLQRRVHANPFDLRFSEERQSAKTFL